A region of Theileria annulata chromosome 2, complete sequence, *** SEQUENCING IN PROGRESS *** DNA encodes the following proteins:
- a CDS encoding uncharacterized protein (human hepatopoietin-like protein, putative), producing MEDVYKRCVDPSCFDRDPSIKSTRKYPPDRGELGNAGWLFLHTLASKYPKTPDEDTKLKTLAFLYSFADMYPCSVCRDSLVDIYKRFPPKAESRESLVKWTSDIHNCVNEEIGKPSEKYSLQQLLEMYPPD from the exons atgGAAGATGTGTATAAAAGATGCGTAGATCCTTCTTGTTTTGACAGGGATCCTTCCATCAAGTCAACACGTAAATATCCTCCAGATAGAGGTGAACTTGGTAATGCTGGTTGGCTTTTCCTACACACTTTAGCGTCAAAATACCCCAAAACGCCT GATGAGGATACCAAGTTGAAAACCTTGGCTTTTTTGTATTCATTTGCTGATATGTATCCCTGTTCAGTGTGCAGGGATAGCCTAGTTGATATTTATAAACGTTTTCCTCCTAAAGCTGAGTCTCGGGAAAGCCTTGTAAAGTGGACTTCAGACATCCACAACTGCGTAAACGAAGAGATTGGAAAACCCTCTGAAAAATACTCTCTCCAACAACTTCTGGAAATGTATCCTCCAGACTGA
- a CDS encoding uncharacterized protein (Signal peptide predicted for TA11935 by SignalP 2.0 HMM (Signal peptide probability 0.839, signal anchor probability 0.000) with cleavage site probability 0.581 between residues 22 and 23) produces the protein MNYLSLKRFIIFFIFLNKCVTSIEVDLNNVPEQHCSITSGYTDGPLNVRLFILYLQPHVTVIREGETIIWSSTLLAERAIFFELYEIYEEKSLLFINSQHFYGNDFYRYEKVGDEWFLRTSEEFGLLVNCAHEDRLLFLDREMDHVTFNISDEDVYGTMSTVFITNQKYNLVGIYDDDQTIWEANNLLDKCGFVKVRGFQGNYELLYANILNEYTIEELFCHKNEGVWETVTKDRYYELLNEMILQEEQE, from the coding sequence atgaaTTATCTATCTCTGAAAAggtttattatattttttatctttttaaataaatgtgttaCTTCAATAGAGGTTGATTTGAACAACGTACCAGAACAACACTGTTCGATAACGAGTGGTTATACTGATGGACCGCTGAATGTGCgtttatttatattatatttacaacCACACGTAACTGTTATTAGAGAAGGTGAAACTATCATTTGGAGTTCTACCTTGCTTGCTGAAAGGGCAATCTTTTTTGaattatatgaaatttacgaagaaaaatcattattatttataaattcacAGCATTTTTATGGTAATGATTTTTATCGTTATGAAAAGGTTGGAGATGAATGGTTTCTACGAACATCAGAAGAGTTTGGTTTATTGGTCAATTGTGCTCATGAAGATCGtttgttatttttagatAGAGAAATGGACCATGTTACGTTTAATATCTCAGATGAAGATGTGTACGGAACCATGTCAACAGTGTTTATTACAAACCAAAAATACAATCTCGTTGGAATATATGACGATGACCAGACTATTTGGGAAGCTAATAATCTTTTGGACAAATGCGGTTTCGTAAAAGTTAGAGGATTTCAAGGAAACTATGAATTACTTTATGCTAACATACTTAATGAATATACAATAGAAGAATTATTCTGCCATAAAAATGAAGGTGTGTGGGAAACTGTTACAAAAGATCGCTAttatgaattattaaatgaaatgaTATTACAAGAGGAACAGGAATAA
- a CDS encoding uncharacterized protein (1 probable transmembrane helix predicted for TA11940 by TMHMM2.0 at aa 7-29): MINIKAYVYILIFNVVLFSKFVHSYHVFNLRNPDQNLIESVTDQSNGPVTIRMFRFRHDSNVTRIMFFNEVVWTSRSYLERVLFIRLIISYDRERLMELNTINGGFHITHYFRRTTTTWRSITQRGFTNIESSIRSERILDIKGPLDHETFEYHHNQLHGLESHTFVVREPYSVHNVSDGNTFVWFGNRNLRCLGAIVHGTLQRPHLIQLNLIRANRERSRIYLRFSNGVWYHITRSAFYRTLAMLDAEEEQRRRLQNDENQ, encoded by the coding sequence atGATTAACATAAAAGCAtatgtttatattttaatatttaatgttgtacttttttccaaatttgTGCATTCATACCATGTGTTTAATCTTCGAAATCCAGACCAAAACTTGATTGAATCAGTTACTGATCAAAGTAATGGGCCAGTAACCATAAGAATGTTTAGATTTAGACATGATTCAAATGTTACTAGAATTATGTTTTTTAATGAAGTTGTCTGGACTTCTAGGTCATATCTAGAGAGAGTTTTGTTTATTAGACTAATAATATCTTATGATAGAGAAAGGTTGATGGAACTTAATACAATAAATGGTGGATTTCATATTACTCACTACTTTCGTCGGACGACGACTACATGGAGATCAATAACTCAAAGAGGTTTTACAAATATTGAATCTAGTATTAGATCTGAGCGTATTTTAGATATAAAAGGGCCTTTGGACCATGAAACTTTCGAATATCACCATAATCAATTGCACGGATTGGAATCACACACGTTTGTAGTACGAGAACCATATAGTGTACACAATGTTTCTGACGGTAATACTTTTGTATGGTTCGGAAATAGGAATTTAAGATGTCTAGGAGCTATAGTTCATGGTACACTTCAACGTCCACATCTAATTCAACTGAACCTAATCAGAGCTAACCGTGAAAGATCTCGCATATACCTTCGTTTTTCAAACGGTGTCTGGTATCATATTACAAGATCAGCGTTTTACAGAACTCTAGCAATGTTAGATGCTGAGGAAGAACAAAGACGCAGGCTTcaaaatgatgaaaatcAATGA
- a CDS encoding uncharacterized protein (chr2.C.cand.417 - hypothetical protein, signal peptide;~1 probable transmembrane helix predicted for TA11890 by TMHMM2.0 at aa 7-26;~Signal anchor predicted for TA11890 by SignalP 2.0 HMM (Signal peptide probability 0.208, signal anchor probability 0.686) with cleavage site probability 0.089 between residues 29 and 30) — translation MIVVSINYYKSVMSFICFLIILFFSISNKFIFCKFGSDNHSISSSLLESVEKARTNLKVIQELIYFSQEFQELYKLTRDEILKFGDIIKTIPNHDSYTHNRFTQVSEPANEGKIRESLYVTQLKRSSPQSTVSIDVKEVLINVGDIVKNSTELNSFTEDPYENYFEDELQRMESES, via the exons ATGATTGTTgtttctataaattattacaaatcTGTAATGAGTTTTATATGttttcttattattttatttttttcaatttcaaataaatttattttttgtaaatttggaTCAGATAATCATTCGATTTCATCATCTTTGTTGGAATCAGTTGAGAAGGCAAGAACTAACCTCAAAGTAATTCaagaattaatttatttttcacaGGAGTTTCAAGAATTATACAAGCTCACTAGGGATGAAATTTTGAAGTTTGGTGACATTATCAAGACCATTCCAAATCACGATTCCTACACACATAACAGGTTTACACAGGTTTCTGAACCGGCAAATGAAGGCAAAATAag GGAGAGTTTATATGTAACTCAGCTCAAGAGATCAAGTCCACAATCAACTGTTTCAATAGACGTTAAAGAGGTATTGATT AATGTTGGAGATATTGTTAAAAACTCAACCGAACTAAACTCATTCACTGAAGATCcttatgaaaattattttgaa GATGAACTTCAAAGGATGGAATCTGAGAGTTAG
- a CDS encoding DNA-directed RNA polymerase 2 subunit, putative yields MTEINFCPECNNILYAKADILKRQLRYFCRQCDFSRISDSKSSEDNCIYRTDYNIAGKENIFVSPMVVKDPTLGRTTRWRCLKCGHQKAVFFQLPERVTDDAMMLVFVCCNPGCGYYSNQLHDDGKVELAKEFSNFDKSKFQFIEQDMEKYTRTLDDFNQNDMESIL; encoded by the exons ATGACTGAAATAAACTTTTGCCCTGAATG TAATAACATTTTGTATGCAAAGGCGGATATTCTTAAGAGGCAGTTAAGGTACTTTTGTAGGCAATGTGACTTTTCGAGGATTTCCGACTCCAAAAGCTCCGAGGATAACTGTATATATCGCACCGACTATAATATCGCCGGAAA GGagaatatatttgtatCACCGATGGTGGTTAAGGATCCCACATTGGGTAGAACTACACGTTGGAGGTGTTTAAAGTGCGGCCACCAGAAGGCCGTTTTCTTCCAGCTTCCAGAGAGAGTTACTGACGATGCCATGATGCTCGTGTTTGTCTGCTGTAACCCAGGATGCGGATACTACTCAAACCAGCTCCACGACGACGGGAAGGTTGAACTGGCCAAAGAATTTAGTAACTTCGACAAGAGCAAGTTCCAGTTCATTGAACAGGATATGGAAAAATACACTAGAACTCTCGATGATTTCAATCAAAATGATATGGAATCCATCTTATAA
- a CDS encoding putative P-, Q-rich protein family protein, putative (Contains putative signal peptide;~1 probable transmembrane helix predicted for TA11950 by TMHMM2.0 at aa 7-26;~Signal peptide predicted for TA11950 by SignalP 2.0 HMM (Signal peptide probability 0.602, signal anchor probability 0.000) with cleavage site probability 0.356 between residues 23 and 24), whose amino-acid sequence MINNIKYLIFVLIFRSCIFVASSNVLDISLPNLNFCAVQLEDLYGNILISTVVPDSSINITKVIDKHRLIWNSSSSDECLDEIKVYRSYGYDRLVFIVSVINDIKHVKFYIRQGYHWEEISMNDFDSSLDALFRTRLFELKTVLDIDTFMVQRQIFSGIPAYVFTPYNIFDVVLVHHREQVIWSSSQIHKKCIRIIVHGELDKPLLLQISILHDFDLNSSKQYYPSGRLTQQFNIMKLHLANEFLRGVRLARKRNKRSRMAQRDSQNKTGEDTQKDVEESSEQPSSPQNVLPTKYLRKRKSNTSGKEDFSEENELVDLIQIDHERIQKRREYHIKKMELEQKIDNLKNQLAVNNDMLELELKLDEEEEEEEEESSESEDDCQDCDYDKPDERTTSHENKDDDADKGSHSHEDKAEQTKEKPKNKKVQKIEKILNSKYRELAKLEKRLDNINSLDLTGFYEILNAVNIKRDLLGKIKAIKFVTVQMEELLELEKYICDSEPIDWIPSPFKKTGEEDKDKETSETDTSEEDDDEEEDDDDEEEDDNDKDGTDGGNGDGRSGDTNQIEPHGSVEFVDKPEEKNPKHKIIQKLERQVILKRKTLKRLYKVLRPLEDELYQHGIQEFSKIKDKIDIINSKIERLQYSVFQFKEVIKILKKFSHNESDKELNKVRKDKIEDLKKRKQVYSNQLAELQAELEKLEEENSDETNSGEIDGILKREMEDKKKKEIEIERKRMYRGIDSLHFDINHYKNLIKFEKQKTKGNKNAKLSKIRKYETILEARQKLLKQKEKDLLEFEARFRKSITPSSDRQYLQPPEPVKSIRKVAEYHKGRPSIYRQPQVFDLNNFRLEKLFQQPDRPRAWSSRFTVPLPYATPYIRAQQQQQQPQPQVQHIQQPYHPYQHPYQPIPEPQQQQPELEPDVVTISISDDSDEDAVQETQTQPQQQQYHPYQQTQQQPQPQYQHGQSQPFQPYQPPQQLQQYQPYQLGQPQPFRPYQPQVVSQEGMTYPQQPIHPQPRYPHPQQFQSYQPYQYQPQQSTQPQYQQQLHSLESGAFTPYQHQQPEIYQPNIPQNDQPKQQTTVEESRRHLPPKKRIRIELQPNQSEMEHVSEPEPQPNQSEMEHVSEPEPQPNQSEMEHVSEPEPQPNQSEMEHVSEPEPQPNQSETETGEQEPEPQPNQSETETGEQEPSQQSRSAPQRRTQAYTFPVPPTIPRPPASLQTPHAFENRENPSDQPPEPPIGPYPNKPSGRKQYVEEKYYKNTQLGWVRINKGQFTHLLNKYDYQKAMGLDPFDINF is encoded by the coding sequence atGATTAACAACATTAAATATCTTATATTTGTACTGATATTCAGATCTTGTATATTTGTCGCCTCTAGTAACGTTCTTGATATTTCATTACCTAACCTTAATTTTTGTGCAGTACAGTTGGAAGATTTATAtggtaatatattaatatctACAGTTGTACCGGATTccagtattaatattacaaagGTCATTGATAAACATCGTCTTATATGGAATAGTTCATCATCTGATGAGTGTCTTGATGAGATCAAGGTATATAGGTCTTATGGTTACGATAGGTTAGTTTTTATTGTATCGGTtattaatgatataaaacATGTCAAGTTTTATATTAGACAAGGTTACCATTGGGAAGAAATATCAATGAATGATTTTGATTCAAGCCTTGATGCATTGTTTAGAACAAGGTTGTTTGAACTGAAAACTGTTTTAGATATTGACACTTTTATGGTTCAAAGACAAATTTTTTCAGGAATTCCAGCCTACGTATTCACTccatataatatttttgacGTTGTTTTAGTTCATCATCGAGAACAGGTTATTTGGTCTAGTTCACAAATAcataaaaaatgtattcGTATTATAGTTCATGGTGAGTTGGATAAACCTTTATTACTTCAAATAAGCATTTTGCACgattttgatttaaattcttcTAAACAATATTATCCTAGTGGAAGGCTAACTcaacaatttaatattatgaaaCTGCACCTTGCAAATGAATTTCTAAGAGGAGTCCGTCTTGCCAGAAAACGAAATAAAAGATCACGAATGGCTCAAAGAGATAGTCAAAATAAAACTGGAGAGGATACTCAAAAAGATGTTGAAGAAAGTTCTGAACAACCTAGTTCTCCACAAAATGTTTTACCTACCAAATATCTCAGAAAACGGAAATCAAATACATCAGGCAAAGAAGATTTTTCCGAAGAAAATGAACTTGTTGATCTAATTCAAATTGATCATGAAAGGATTCAAAAAAGGAGAGAATACCATATAAAAAAGATGGAATTGGAACAAAAGAtagataatttgaaaaatcaaCTTGCGGTTAATAATGACATGCTCGAACTTGAACTAAAACTAGATGAAGAGgaggaagaagaagagGAAGAATCTAGTGAAAGTGAAGACGATTGTCAGGATTGTGACTATGATAAACCAGATGAGAGAACTACCAGCCATGAAAATAAAGATGACGATGCTGATAAAGGTTCACATTCACATGAAGATAAAGCAGAACAAACAAAAGAAAaacctaaaaataaaaaggtACAGAAGATAGAAAAGATTTTGAATTCAAAATATAGAGAACTGGCCAAGTTAGAAAAACGATtggataatataaattcattagaTTTAACAGGTttttatgaaattttaaatgcAGTGAACATTAAGAGAGATTTACttggaaaaattaaagCAATTAAATTTGTGACAGTACAAATGGAAGAACTACTTGAATtggaaaaatatatttgtgATAGTGAACCCATCGATTGGATACCAAGTCCATTCAAAAAAACTGGTGAAGAAGACAAAGATAAAGAAACAAGCGAAACGGATACCTCagaagaagatgatgatgaagaagaagatgatgatgatgaagaagaagatgatAATGATAAAGATGGAACCGACGGCGGAAATGGAGATGGTAGATCTGGAGATACTAATCAAATAGAACCTCATGGTTCGGTCGAATTTGTCGATAAACCAGAAGAAAAAAACCCcaaacataaaataatacaaaaattGGAAAGACaagtaatattaaaaagaaaaaCCCTTAAACGTTTGTATAAAGTTCTAAGACCACTTGAAGATGAATTATATCAGCACGGAATTCAAgaattttctaaaattaagGATAAAATcgatattattaattctaaaattGAACGTCTTCAATATTCAGTATTTCAATTCAAAgaagttattaaaattctcAAAAAATTTAGTCATAATGAATCAGATAAGGAACTAAATAAAGTGAGAAAGGATAAAATCGAAGATTTGAAAAAACGAAAACAAGTCTACTCAAATCAATTGGCCGAATTGCAAGCGGAATTAGAGAAATTAGAGGAAGAAAATTCAGATGAAACTAATTCAGGAGAAATTGATGGGATTTTAAAAAGAGAAATGGAAGATAAGAAAAAAAAGGAGATTGAAATAGAAAGGAAGAGAATGTATAGAGGAATAGATTCTTTACATTTTGATATAAACCATTATAAAAATcttattaaatttgaaaaacaAAAAACAAAAGGTAATAAAAATGCAAAATTGTCCaaaataagaaaatatGAAACTATATTGGAAGCAAGACAAAAACTACTGAAACAAAAAGAAAAAGATTTGCTTGAGTTTGAAGCCCGATTTCGAAAATCTATAACACCATCTAGTGATCGCCAATATTTACAACCTCCTGAACCAGTAAAAAGTATTAGAAAAGTGGCAGAGTATCATAAAGGGAGGCCATCTATATATAGGCAACCTCAagtatttgatttaaacaattttagaCTGGAGAAATTATTCCAACAACCTGATAGACCAAGGGCATGGTCATCTAGGTTTACAGTGCCTTTACCATATGCAACGCCATATATAAGAGCACaacaacaacaacaacaacCACAGCCACAAGTTCAGCATATTCAACAACCATATCACCCATATCAGCATCCTTATCAACCTATACCAGAACCTCAACAGCAACAACCAGAACTGGAGCCAGATGTAGTGACTATAAGTATTTCTGATGATTCAGATGAAGATGCAGTACAAGAAACTCAAACTCAACCACAACAGCAACAATATCATCCTTATCAACAAACTCAACAACAACCTCAGCCACAATATCAACATGGACAATCTCAACCATTTCAACCATATCAACCACCTCAACAACTTCAGCAATATCAGCCTTATCAACTTGGCCAACCTCAACCATTTCGGCCATATCAACCTCAAGTGGTATCACAAGAAGGAATGACATATCCACAACAACCTATTCACCCTCAACCACGTTATCCTCATCCACAACAATTTCAATCATATCAGCCTTATCAATATCAACCACAGCAATCAACTCAACCACAATATCAACAACAACTGCATTCGCTAGAATCGGGAGCATTTACACCATATCAACATCAACAACCTGAAATATATCAACCTAATATTCCACAAAATGATCAACCTAAACAACAAACAACTGTGGAAGAATCTCGAAGACATCTCCCACCAAAAAAGAGAATTAGAATAGAACTTCAACCAAATCAATCAGAAATGGAGCATGTTTCAGAACCTGAACCTCAACCAAATCAATCAGAAATGGAGCATGTTTCAGAACCTGAACCTCAACCAAATCAATCAGAAATGGAGCATGTTTCAGAACCTGAACCTCAACCAAATCAATCAGAAATGGAGCATGTTTCAGAACCTGAACCTCAACCAAATCAATCAGAAACTGAAACTGGAGAACAAGAACCTGAACCTCAACCAAATCAATCAGAAACTGAAACTGGAGAACAAGAACCCAGTCAACAATCTAGAAGTGCTCCTCAACGTAGGACTCAAGCCTACACCTTTCCTGTTCCTCCTACAATACCAAGACCTCCAGCTTCACTTCAGACGCCACATGCATTTGAGAATAGAGAAAACCCTTCAGATCAACCTCCAGAACCACCGATCGGACCCTATCCGAATAAACCATCTGGAAGAAAACAATACGTAGAGGAAAAATACTATAAAAATACTCAATTAGGATGGGttagaataaataaaggCCAATTTACTCATcttttgaataaatatgattatCAAAAAGCAATGGGATTAGATCCCtttgatataaatttttaa
- a CDS encoding transcriptional regulator, putative — protein MAQILLLKEEFPRAKAFRSTVFTLPLKSIFGRSKCILEITIPKEYPIERVSFRMLNPVPHYWSDGDLIRYPKELYEKPLVDVVWGVVSKFVDYDKYVSGKRLHEDEGEKKLVESFNKLKQNIVHALNNPPKTAITHLNSMSDDRVREVLESDSELFKLIFKCETLSEVVKLTKKRLNEGEERLSTSIRNMKKTENIFSDLEENIKYIKQISTGHTFNFSLDAKKTIGKTLKTEIEKLRKRIKNTKESVRSGKKRYKEVKDDLFELFKRANLLNILYLSLENEPD, from the exons ATGGCTCAGATACTTCTTTTGAAGGAGGAATTTCCTCG GGCAAAGGCTTTCAGATCAACCGTATTTACATTACCTCTTAAGTCAATTTTTGGGAGGTCCAAATGCATACTAGAAAT AACAATCCCCAAGGAATATCCAATCGAGAGAGTGTCATTTAGGATGCTAAACCCTGTTCCTCACTACTGGTCTGATGGAGATTTGATTAG gtATCCGAAGGAGTTGTATGAGAAGCCACTGGTAGATGTGGTTTGGGGTGTAGTTTCAAAGTTTGTGGATTACGACAAGTATGTCTCGGGCAAAAGGCTACACGAAGATGAGGGTGAAAAAAAATTGGTAGAATCGTTCAATAAATTGAAGCAAAACATCGTTCATGCGCTTAACAACCCGCCAAAAACTGCCATTACTCACTTAAATTCAATGAG CGATGATAGGGTTCGAGAGGTCTTGGAGTCAGATTCCGAGCTTTTTAAACTCATTTTCAAGTGTGAAACG cTGAGTGAAGTGGTGAAATTAACCAAAAAGAGACTAAATGAGGGAGAAGAACGCCTTTCGACTTCGATCAGAAATATGAAAAAAActgaaaatattttctcagatttggaagaaaatattaaatacatCAAGCAAATTTCAACTGGGCACACATTCAACTTCTCTCTTGACGCAAAGAAAACAATAGGCAAGACCCTAAAAACAGAAATTGAGAAGCTTCGTAAGAGGATTAAAAATACCAAAGAATCAGTTCGCTCGGGAAAAAAAAGATATAAAGAGGTTAAAGATGATCTATTTGAGCTATTTAAGAGGGCAAATTTACTCAACATTCTTTATTTATCTTTGGAAAATGAACCAGATTGA
- a CDS encoding uncharacterized protein (Signal peptide predicted for TA11905 by SignalP 2.0 HMM (Signal peptide probability 0.978, signal anchor probability 0.000) with cleavage site probability 0.468 between residues 17 and 18), translated as MSFICFLIILFFSISNKFIFCKFGSDNHSISSSLLESVEKARTNLKVIQELIYFSQEFQELYKLTRDEILKFGDIIKTIPNHDSYTHNNSIFIINMGLSNNLHDLKYPNGQYDDKIFGIVMNYFLKKSNNKYIQI; from the exons ATGAGTTTTATATGttttcttattattttatttttttcaatttcaaataaatttattttttgtaaatttggaTCAGATAATCATTCGATTTCATCATCTTTGTTGGAATCAGTTGAGAAGGCAAGAACTAACCTCAAAGTAATTCaagaattaatttatttttcacaGGAGTTTCAAGAATTATACAAGCTCACTAGGGATGAAATTTTGAAGTTTGGTGACATTATCAAGACCATTCCAAATCACGATTCCTACACACATAATAACTCTATATTTATCat AAATATGGGACTTAGCAATAATTTACATGATCTGAAATATCCGAATGGTCAATAtgatgataaaatttttggTATTGtgatgaattattttttgaaaaagtcgaataataaatacattCAAATATAA
- a CDS encoding uncharacterized protein (3 probable transmembrane helices predicted for TA11930 by TMHMM2.0 at aa 4-26, 33-55 and 75-92) translates to MSKISLLHINGNPSYTSTMCWSLFILNKYIDKWFYLSFKITKASLSLFIYIISNTILNPYCHANTINFLNLKQFIFLIYIFTINYSLNSYYLKYNIENN, encoded by the coding sequence ATGTCGAAGATCTcattattacacattaacGGAAATCCTTCCTACACATCAACAATGTGTTGGTCATTATTTAtcttaaataaatatattgataaatGGTTTTATTTGTCTTTTAAGATAACAAAAGCTTCATTATCACTGTTCATTTACATAATAAGTAATACAATTTTGAACCCATATTGTCATGCAAATACAATCAATTTTTTGAACTTAAAACAATTCATATTCTTAATCTATATATTCACGATCAATTATTCTCTaaattcttattatttaaaatataacatcgagaataactaa
- a CDS encoding uncharacterized protein (Contains possible signal peptide;~Signal peptide predicted for TA11915 by SignalP 2.0 HMM (Signal peptide probability 0.900, signal anchor probability 0.000) with cleavage site probability 0.847 between residues 22 and 23): MSRIYMNLIFIILICFKKLVLSDDDTIDLLDLHNDPGIINTSEKKGPLETIKSIPVSRNKYKTVREADKIIYECSGDNEGIDYVTVQKYYGKIKLINITISTEDYYETENKFFFKFIHNWYLIDQDIYEMIFDGFLTERNMDIYNFQDDGTFIIEEHNLHGLKGTVFLPKEEFQLVGVLHNGKPIWMSKDQSFKCTSLIVHGELQSTILVNANVKYETDEDGDTVSEKEESGHHELKDGKEAEQKEPCLPGLLEKLEIMKNEKLEELKEKLKEELKSLSPDEDPEIMYIPTLLRSIFEDHHSEQECQETASAEPTQSLLCQQVFYEKINEKWTKVSKSEFYTKLNELDEEMLK; the protein is encoded by the coding sequence ATGTCAAGAAtttatatgaatttaatatttattattttaatatgttttaaaaaattagttttatcCGACGACGACACTATTGACTTATTAGATCTACACAATGATCCAGGGATAATTAATACCTCAGAAAAGAAAGGGCCTTTAGAGACTATTAAATCTATTCCTGTATcaagaaataaatataaaactGTCAGAGAAGCTGATAAAATCATATATGAATGTTCTGGGGATAATGAAGGTATCGATTATGTTACTGTACAAAAATATTACGGTAAAATTAAACtcataaatataactaTTTCCACCGAGGATTACTACGAAACTGAAAACAAATTctttttcaaattcataCATAATTGGTATTTAATTGATCAGGATATTTATGAAATGATTTTTGATGGATTCCTTACTGAACGTAATATGGACATTTATAACTTTCAAGATGATGGAACATTTATAATAGAGGAGCATAATCTCCATGGATTAAAAGGAACTGTATTTTTACCTAAAGAAGAATTTCAGTTAGTTGGAGTTTTACACAATGGAAAACCCATCTGGATGTCTAAAGATCAATCATTTAAATGCACCTCTCTTATAGTTCATGGAGAACTTCAATCAACAATACTTGTTAATGCGAatgttaaatatgaaaCTGATGAAGATGGAGATACGGTTTCTGAAAAAGAAGAATCTGGACATCATGAATTGAAAGATGGTAAAGAAGCTGAACAAAAAGAACCATGTCTACCAGGGTTGTTggaaaaattagaaattatgaaaaacGAAAAATTAGAAGAATTAAAAGAAAAGTTAAAAGAAGAATTAAAATCTTTATCACCAGATGAAGATCCTGAAATTATGTACATTCCTACATTATTAAGATCAATATTTGAAGATCACCATTCTGAACAAGAGTGCCAAGAAACAGCTTCAGCAGAACCTACACAATCTCTACTTTGCCAGCAGGTATTTTACGAAAAGATCAATGAGAAATGGACTAAAGTATCCAAAAGTGAGTTTTACACAAAGTTGAATGAATTAGACGAagaaatgttaaaataa